From a region of the Sinorhizobium sp. B11 genome:
- a CDS encoding SDR family oxidoreductase, with amino-acid sequence MELQGKIALVTGAGSGIGKATALKLAAEGARVAVLSRTESEVLETCQEIIAAGGQSIELTADTSDEAQMRAAVDKMTENFGGIDIVVANAGINGVWAPIDDLKPDEWDRTMAVNLRGTYMTLHLTVPYLKMKGGSIVVVSSINGTRTFTTPGATAYTATKAGQVAMVQQLALELGKHGIRVNAVCPGAIDTSISANTTSRHREETEVPVIWPKGEIPITGGKAGSSDDVAETILFLASERARHITGTPVWIDGGQGLLR; translated from the coding sequence ATGGAGTTGCAGGGAAAGATCGCACTGGTGACCGGCGCAGGCTCCGGGATCGGCAAGGCGACTGCGCTGAAGCTCGCCGCTGAAGGCGCCAGGGTCGCCGTGCTGAGCCGCACCGAGAGCGAGGTGCTAGAAACCTGCCAGGAGATCATCGCCGCTGGCGGTCAGTCGATCGAACTGACCGCCGATACGAGCGACGAGGCCCAAATGCGCGCGGCCGTCGACAAGATGACAGAGAATTTCGGCGGCATCGATATCGTGGTGGCCAATGCAGGCATCAATGGCGTCTGGGCGCCGATCGATGACCTTAAGCCCGACGAATGGGATCGGACCATGGCCGTCAACCTGCGCGGCACATACATGACCCTGCATCTCACCGTGCCCTATCTGAAGATGAAAGGCGGCTCGATCGTCGTGGTCTCGTCAATCAATGGCACGCGTACCTTTACCACGCCAGGCGCCACCGCTTATACCGCGACCAAAGCCGGCCAGGTTGCCATGGTTCAGCAGCTCGCACTCGAACTCGGCAAACATGGCATTCGCGTCAATGCCGTCTGCCCCGGCGCGATCGACACCAGCATTTCCGCCAACACAACGTCGCGCCATCGCGAGGAAACCGAAGTGCCCGTCATCTGGCCGAAGGGCGAAATCCCGATCACTGGCGGCAAGGCAGGGTCTAGTGACGATGTAGCCGAGACGATCCTCTTCCTTGCCTCCGAGCGCGCCCGGCATATTACCGGCACGCCTGTCTGGATCGACGGTGGACAGGGATTGCTGCGTTAG
- a CDS encoding DoxX family protein, with product MARAIAIIIARIIFSFIFFMAAGFKFADIGATAAYITAAGFPAATFLAWIAAFFEIALALAFISGAFFTEASLLAGIYVIFLAFAFHGPSQWQQNQAEFGFFVDHFTFLAGLLVAAVHGPERWALRHSLLK from the coding sequence ATGGCCAGAGCAATCGCAATCATTATTGCCCGCATCATCTTCAGCTTCATCTTTTTCATGGCCGCCGGCTTCAAGTTCGCCGATATCGGCGCGACGGCCGCCTACATCACCGCGGCAGGCTTTCCGGCGGCCACATTCCTTGCCTGGATCGCCGCCTTTTTCGAAATCGCACTGGCGCTTGCCTTCATATCCGGCGCCTTTTTCACAGAGGCGAGCCTGCTTGCCGGCATCTACGTGATCTTCCTGGCCTTTGCCTTCCATGGCCCGTCGCAATGGCAGCAGAACCAGGCTGAATTCGGCTTCTTCGTCGATCACTTCACCTTCTTGGCCGGTCTGCTCGTCGCCGCCGTTCATGGACCGGAACGGTGGGCGCTTCGCCATAGCCTCCTGAAATAA